A portion of the Streptomyces sp. NBC_00376 genome contains these proteins:
- a CDS encoding acyl carrier protein, with the protein MTDRLTYTELAVLMKKGAGVSVDPLDMEQRPGSAFDEYGLDSLGLLGIVGVLENRHGRPLPADADRCKTPQEFLDLVNNSLMTGA; encoded by the coding sequence ATGACCGACCGACTGACCTACACGGAACTCGCCGTCCTGATGAAGAAGGGCGCCGGAGTCTCCGTAGACCCGCTCGACATGGAGCAGCGCCCCGGTTCGGCCTTCGACGAGTACGGCCTGGACTCGCTGGGCCTCCTCGGCATCGTCGGTGTGCTGGAGAACCGGCACGGTCGGCCGCTGCCGGCCGACGCGGACCGTTGCAAGACCCCGCAGGAATTCCTCGACCTCGTCAACAACAGCCTCATGACAGGAGCCTGA
- a CDS encoding SchA/CurD-like domain-containing protein: protein MTTTLSERISQSAFDGSRLRVVLLLDLYDGAQKEFLEAYEHLRNQVASVPGHISDQLCQSIENPSQWLITSEWDSAPPFLAWVNSEEHVATVQPLHNCVRDTRSLRFSVLRETGKAFEMAPEPAKGRLQASPRLGDGVVRHALTFTVKPGTEDIVAKILADYDSPNARVDEDTRLRRTSLFMHGNRVVRAVEVEGDLLAALRHVARQPEVRAVEEAINPYLEQDRDLSDPDSARMFFTRAALPTVHHVTAGRHKAEDVRRHALFYQAKEGCGMALARLLAEHDEEAADDPTSIIDSSTIFQRDDVVVRLLEAVEPIDAQPAQAVGIDGAGKVARLGRLLDGGNNAVPTDEQGIPHFLTQSEMTLITDRRAMES, encoded by the coding sequence ATGACCACCACCCTCTCGGAACGGATCTCCCAGTCCGCCTTCGACGGTTCCCGACTGCGCGTCGTGCTGCTGCTGGACCTCTACGACGGTGCCCAGAAAGAGTTCCTGGAGGCGTACGAGCACCTGCGCAACCAGGTGGCATCCGTTCCAGGGCACATCAGCGACCAGCTGTGCCAGTCCATCGAGAACCCCTCTCAGTGGCTGATCACCAGCGAATGGGACAGCGCACCCCCGTTCCTCGCCTGGGTGAACAGCGAGGAGCACGTCGCCACGGTCCAGCCGCTGCACAACTGCGTGCGCGACACCAGGTCGCTGCGGTTCAGCGTGCTGCGGGAGACCGGGAAGGCCTTCGAGATGGCACCCGAGCCGGCCAAGGGCCGCCTCCAGGCGTCCCCGCGCCTGGGCGACGGCGTGGTGCGCCACGCGCTCACCTTCACCGTCAAGCCGGGCACCGAGGACATCGTGGCCAAGATCCTCGCCGACTACGACTCCCCCAACGCACGGGTCGACGAGGACACCCGACTGCGCCGTACCTCGCTCTTCATGCACGGAAACCGCGTCGTGCGGGCCGTCGAGGTCGAGGGCGACCTGCTCGCCGCCCTGCGCCACGTCGCCCGGCAGCCCGAGGTCAGGGCCGTCGAAGAGGCGATCAACCCGTATCTGGAGCAGGACCGGGACCTCAGCGACCCGGACTCCGCCCGGATGTTCTTCACCCGGGCGGCGCTCCCCACCGTCCACCACGTGACCGCCGGCCGGCACAAGGCCGAGGACGTCCGCCGGCACGCGCTCTTCTACCAGGCCAAGGAGGGCTGCGGCATGGCACTCGCCCGGCTCCTGGCCGAGCACGACGAGGAGGCGGCCGACGACCCGACGAGCATCATCGACAGCAGCACCATCTTCCAGCGCGACGACGTCGTCGTCCGCCTCCTCGAAGCGGTCGAACCCATCGACGCCCAGCCCGCCCAGGCGGTGGGCATCGACGGCGCCGGCAAGGTGGCAAGGCTCGGGCGTCTCCTCGACGGCGGGAACAACGCCGTGCCCACGGACGAGCAGGGCATCCCGCACTTCCTCACGCAGTCCGAGATGACCCTGATCACAGATCGGCGGGCCATGGAGTCCTGA
- a CDS encoding methyltransferase: protein MTTVSPTPTPTPSPVHAALPHPVTPPQPAMQLRELVFGAARAAAVRAAARLGVADALGETPTTAQELAALVKAEPAPLRRLLRALSCYGIFTETPDGQFAHTEMSRLLRKDDPNSLRDISLWCTEPWTWDVWPRLDDAVRTGKSVFADVHGKGFFDYLHQEAHESAQIFNRAMTTSSMQSALDVAELLDLTGVSTVADIGGGQGHVLASLLEKDPSLHGTLMDLPGVVARADARLRDQGALVDRTRIVAGDCREAIPVDADLYIIKNILEWDDESTRRTLRNVIAAARPGARVVIIENLVDDTPSMRFTTAMDLLLLLNVGGAKHTRESLVTRISDAGLLIGDVVAVNPYLDAFECVVPG, encoded by the coding sequence ATGACCACTGTGAGCCCCACCCCGACCCCCACCCCCTCCCCCGTACACGCCGCCCTCCCGCACCCCGTCACTCCCCCGCAGCCGGCCATGCAACTGCGCGAGCTGGTCTTCGGCGCGGCCAGGGCCGCCGCCGTGCGGGCCGCCGCCCGCCTGGGCGTCGCCGACGCGCTGGGCGAGACGCCCACCACGGCGCAGGAGCTCGCGGCGCTGGTGAAGGCCGAGCCGGCGCCGCTGCGGCGGCTGCTGCGCGCCCTGTCCTGCTACGGGATCTTCACCGAGACCCCGGACGGGCAGTTCGCCCACACGGAGATGTCACGCCTGCTGCGCAAGGACGACCCCAACAGCCTGCGCGACATCTCGCTGTGGTGCACCGAGCCCTGGACCTGGGACGTCTGGCCGCGCCTCGACGACGCGGTGCGCACCGGCAAGAGCGTCTTCGCCGACGTGCACGGCAAGGGGTTCTTCGACTACCTCCACCAGGAGGCCCACGAGTCCGCGCAGATCTTCAACCGCGCGATGACCACCTCCAGCATGCAGTCCGCGCTGGACGTCGCCGAGCTCCTGGACCTCACCGGGGTGTCCACGGTCGCCGACATCGGCGGCGGCCAGGGGCACGTACTGGCGAGCCTGCTGGAGAAGGACCCCTCGCTGCACGGCACGCTGATGGATCTGCCGGGTGTGGTGGCCCGCGCCGACGCGCGGCTGCGGGACCAGGGCGCGCTCGTCGACCGGACCCGGATCGTCGCCGGGGACTGCCGTGAGGCCATCCCCGTCGACGCCGATCTCTACATCATCAAGAACATCCTGGAATGGGACGACGAGAGCACCCGCAGGACGCTGCGCAACGTGATCGCGGCGGCCCGGCCGGGTGCCAGGGTCGTCATCATCGAGAACCTCGTCGACGACACCCCCTCTATGCGGTTCACCACCGCGATGGACCTGCTGCTGCTCCTGAACGTCGGCGGAGCGAAGCACACCAGGGAGAGCCTGGTCACCCGGATCTCGGACGCCGGGCTGCTGATCGGCGACGTCGTCGCGGTCAACCCCTACCTGGACGCGTTCGAGTGCGTGGTCCCCGGCTGA
- a CDS encoding ketosynthase chain-length factor, with protein sequence MRTRKARRTVVTGIGVVAPNGNNTEAFWKRTHEGVSVLDRVTREGCEHLPLRVAGEVRGFEAVELIEERFLVQTDKFTHFAMAAADIALDDARLGRADYENSPFDVGVVTAAGSGGGEFGQRELQRLWGQGSSYVGPYQSIAWFYAASTGQISIRGGFKGPCAVVASDEAGGLDALAHAARSIRGGTEAVVVGAAEAPLAPYSVVCQLGYEDLSTVEDPTRAYRPFTSGACGFVPAEGGAMLVVEEEQSARRRGAKVRAELAGHAATFTGAARWEESREGLAQAIIGALREADCAPDEIDVVFADALGVPAADHAEALAIADALGAHGKRVPVTAPKTGIGRAYCGAPVLDTAAAVLSMENALIPPTPNVFEVCHDLDVVTGCARPAELRTALVLSRGLMGSNAAIVLRCSTDPRT encoded by the coding sequence ATGAGAACCCGCAAAGCCCGGCGCACCGTCGTCACCGGCATCGGTGTGGTCGCCCCCAACGGAAACAACACCGAGGCATTCTGGAAGCGGACGCACGAAGGCGTGAGCGTCCTCGACCGGGTCACCCGCGAGGGCTGCGAACACCTGCCCCTGCGGGTTGCGGGCGAAGTGCGGGGATTCGAGGCGGTCGAGCTGATCGAGGAGCGCTTCCTCGTCCAGACCGACAAGTTCACGCACTTCGCGATGGCCGCCGCGGACATCGCGCTGGACGACGCCCGGCTCGGCCGCGCCGACTACGAAAACTCACCCTTCGACGTCGGCGTCGTCACCGCGGCCGGGTCCGGCGGCGGAGAGTTCGGCCAGCGTGAACTCCAGCGGCTGTGGGGACAGGGCTCCAGCTATGTGGGCCCCTACCAGTCCATCGCCTGGTTCTACGCGGCCAGCACCGGCCAGATCTCGATCCGCGGCGGCTTCAAGGGGCCGTGCGCGGTCGTGGCCAGCGACGAGGCCGGCGGTCTGGACGCGCTGGCGCACGCCGCCCGCTCGATCCGGGGCGGCACCGAGGCGGTGGTGGTCGGCGCGGCAGAGGCCCCGCTGGCGCCCTACTCGGTCGTCTGCCAGCTCGGGTACGAGGACCTGAGCACCGTCGAGGACCCCACCCGCGCCTACCGGCCGTTCACCTCGGGCGCCTGCGGCTTCGTGCCGGCAGAGGGCGGCGCCATGCTGGTGGTCGAGGAGGAGCAGTCGGCACGCCGGCGCGGCGCCAAGGTACGGGCCGAACTCGCCGGGCACGCCGCCACGTTCACCGGAGCTGCCAGGTGGGAGGAGTCCCGGGAGGGCCTCGCCCAGGCGATCATCGGCGCCCTGCGGGAGGCCGACTGCGCGCCGGACGAGATCGATGTCGTCTTCGCGGACGCCCTCGGCGTACCCGCGGCCGACCACGCCGAGGCGCTGGCGATCGCCGACGCCCTCGGTGCGCACGGCAAGCGGGTCCCGGTGACGGCGCCCAAGACCGGGATCGGGCGCGCGTACTGCGGTGCACCGGTGCTGGACACGGCCGCCGCGGTGCTTTCCATGGAGAACGCGCTCATACCGCCCACGCCGAACGTCTTCGAGGTGTGCCACGACCTCGACGTCGTCACCGGCTGCGCCCGCCCCGCCGAGCTGCGGACGGCGCTGGTGCTCAGCCGCGGGCTCATGGGCTCGAACGCCGCGATCGTGCTGCGGTGCTCCACCGACCCCCGAACGTGA
- a CDS encoding cupin domain-containing protein, with the protein MTMHRPRIVDLSETQPNRRRGGDLRAMLTPTAVGATSGFMGLAIVQPGDRIGEHYHPYSEEFVYVVNGLLEVDLDGEPHRMRPDQGLLIPPHVRHRFRNVGDVEARMVFHLGPLAPRPELGHVDTEHTESADRVAPPERTEAAS; encoded by the coding sequence ATGACCATGCACCGGCCACGCATCGTGGACCTCAGTGAGACGCAGCCCAACCGCAGGCGCGGAGGAGACCTGCGCGCCATGCTCACTCCGACAGCGGTGGGAGCCACCAGTGGCTTCATGGGGCTGGCGATCGTCCAGCCCGGCGACCGCATCGGCGAGCACTACCACCCGTACTCGGAGGAGTTCGTGTACGTGGTGAACGGGCTGCTGGAAGTGGACCTGGACGGTGAACCGCACCGGATGCGGCCCGACCAGGGCCTGCTGATCCCTCCCCATGTACGCCACCGATTCCGCAACGTGGGCGACGTCGAGGCCCGCATGGTCTTCCACCTCGGCCCGCTCGCCCCGCGTCCCGAACTCGGCCACGTCGACACCGAGCACACCGAATCCGCCGACCGCGTCGCACCTCCGGAACGAACGGAGGCCGCTTCATGA
- a CDS encoding TcmI family type II polyketide cyclase has product MHHALIVARMAPGSAPDIAELFAASDSGELPHLVGVTRRKLFQFGDVYLHLIESEQPPGPEIAKVTEHPEFRDISDKLTAYVSAYDPKTWRSPKDAMAHEFYTWERGAPA; this is encoded by the coding sequence ATGCACCACGCTCTGATCGTCGCCCGGATGGCACCGGGTTCGGCGCCGGACATCGCCGAACTGTTCGCGGCCTCCGACAGCGGCGAACTGCCCCACCTCGTCGGTGTGACCAGGCGCAAGCTCTTCCAGTTCGGCGACGTGTATCTGCACCTGATCGAGTCGGAGCAGCCGCCGGGCCCCGAGATCGCGAAGGTGACCGAGCACCCCGAGTTCAGGGACATCAGCGACAAGCTGACCGCCTACGTCAGCGCGTACGACCCGAAGACCTGGCGGAGCCCCAAGGACGCCATGGCCCACGAGTTCTACACGTGGGAGCGCGGCGCCCCCGCCTGA
- a CDS encoding acyl-CoA synthetase: protein MEYNLADLFESVVDAVPEREALVYVDHPGTGAERRLTYAELDAAANRLAHHLIEAGIAPGEHLGLHLYNGVEYLQTVLACLKARIVPVNVNYRYVEEELVYLYRDADLAALVFDAEFDERVAAAAPKAPGLRHLVRVGVPEAGVRGPDAVAFTDAEASSSPERGFPPRSPDDQFIIYTGGTTGMPKGVMWRQEDLFFSGLGGGAPTGEPVKSPQELAERVAAGGDGITFFPTPPLMHGTSTLTAFIGFNFGQRVVVHRKFVPEEVLRTIEKEKVTSVSLVGDAMLRPLIDALKGPLKGTDCSAMFSVSSSGAIMSESVRAEFQELVPTVMLLNNFGSSESGFNGTATADSGPENGFRLRVNSRTAVVDPATYEPVAPGEPGRIAQRGHVPLGYYNDPGKTAETFFRRGEERWVLLGDMATVDEEGIVTVLGRGSQCINTGGEKVYPEEVEQALKAHPDVYDALVAAVPDERWGNRVAAVVQLREGAAEPTLDDLQAHCRTRLAGYKIPRRLVITHRIQRSPSGKADYRWARSVVAPRPGSGE from the coding sequence GTGGAGTACAACCTTGCCGACCTGTTCGAGTCGGTCGTCGACGCCGTCCCGGAACGCGAGGCGCTCGTCTACGTCGACCATCCCGGCACGGGCGCGGAGCGCCGGCTGACGTACGCGGAGCTGGACGCGGCGGCCAACCGCCTGGCCCACCATCTGATCGAGGCGGGCATCGCTCCGGGCGAGCATCTGGGGCTGCACCTCTACAACGGGGTGGAGTACCTCCAGACCGTGCTGGCCTGCCTGAAGGCCCGCATCGTTCCCGTCAACGTGAACTACCGTTACGTGGAAGAAGAGTTGGTCTACCTCTACCGTGACGCGGATCTGGCCGCGCTGGTCTTCGACGCCGAGTTCGACGAACGGGTCGCGGCCGCCGCACCGAAGGCCCCCGGCCTGCGCCATCTCGTACGGGTGGGGGTGCCGGAGGCGGGGGTACGCGGCCCGGACGCCGTCGCCTTCACCGATGCCGAGGCGTCCAGCAGCCCGGAGCGCGGGTTCCCGCCGCGGTCACCCGACGACCAGTTCATCATCTACACCGGCGGCACCACCGGGATGCCCAAGGGTGTGATGTGGCGCCAGGAGGACCTCTTCTTCTCCGGCCTCGGCGGGGGCGCGCCCACCGGTGAGCCGGTGAAGTCCCCGCAGGAGCTGGCCGAGCGGGTCGCCGCGGGAGGTGACGGGATCACCTTCTTCCCCACTCCGCCGCTGATGCACGGCACCTCGACGCTCACCGCCTTCATCGGTTTCAACTTCGGGCAGCGGGTGGTGGTCCACCGCAAGTTCGTGCCCGAGGAGGTGCTCCGTACGATCGAGAAGGAGAAGGTCACCAGTGTGTCGCTGGTGGGCGACGCGATGCTGCGGCCGCTGATCGACGCACTGAAGGGCCCGCTGAAGGGCACCGACTGCTCCGCGATGTTCTCGGTGTCCAGTTCGGGCGCGATCATGTCGGAATCGGTGCGCGCCGAATTCCAGGAACTGGTGCCGACGGTAATGCTGCTGAACAACTTCGGCTCGTCGGAGTCCGGGTTCAACGGCACGGCGACGGCCGACTCCGGGCCGGAGAACGGATTCCGGCTCCGGGTCAACTCCCGTACGGCGGTGGTCGATCCGGCGACGTACGAGCCGGTGGCTCCGGGTGAGCCGGGACGGATCGCCCAGCGCGGGCACGTGCCGCTCGGCTACTACAACGACCCCGGCAAGACCGCGGAGACCTTCTTCCGGCGGGGCGAAGAGCGATGGGTCCTGCTCGGGGACATGGCCACGGTCGACGAGGAGGGCATCGTCACGGTCCTCGGCCGCGGCTCGCAGTGCATCAACACCGGGGGCGAGAAGGTGTACCCCGAGGAGGTCGAGCAGGCACTGAAGGCCCACCCGGACGTTTACGACGCACTGGTCGCCGCGGTGCCCGACGAACGGTGGGGCAACCGTGTCGCGGCGGTGGTGCAGCTGCGCGAGGGAGCGGCCGAGCCCACGCTCGACGATCTCCAGGCCCACTGCCGGACCCGGCTGGCGGGCTACAAGATCCCTCGCCGGCTGGTGATCACCCACCGGATCCAGCGCTCGCCGAGCGGCAAGGCCGATTACCGGTGGGCCCGCTCGGTCGTCGCACCCCGGCCCGGATCCGGGGAGTGA
- a CDS encoding SRPBCC family protein, which produces MPGHTENEITIAAPLDLVWDVTNDLENWPRLFSEYAAVEIIERDGDSTTFRLTMHPDENDKVWSWVSERTVDRDGRTVRARRVEPGPFQHMNIRWEYSEVPGGTKMHWTQDFAMRPDAPVDDAWMTDNINRNSKVQMELIRDKIEQRDRERRTASVGAN; this is translated from the coding sequence GTGCCCGGACACACCGAGAACGAGATCACCATCGCCGCCCCCCTGGACCTGGTCTGGGACGTGACGAACGACCTGGAAAACTGGCCGCGGCTGTTCAGTGAGTACGCCGCGGTCGAGATCATCGAGCGGGACGGCGACAGCACCACCTTCCGTCTGACGATGCACCCCGACGAGAACGACAAGGTGTGGAGCTGGGTCTCCGAGCGGACCGTGGACCGCGACGGGCGCACGGTCCGCGCCCGTCGTGTGGAGCCCGGTCCGTTCCAGCACATGAACATCCGGTGGGAGTACTCCGAGGTGCCCGGCGGCACGAAGATGCACTGGACCCAGGACTTCGCGATGCGTCCCGACGCACCCGTCGACGACGCCTGGATGACCGACAACATCAACCGCAACTCCAAGGTCCAGATGGAGCTGATCCGGGACAAGATCGAACAGCGCGACCGGGAGCGCCGCACCGCCTCGGTCGGGGCCAACTGA
- a CDS encoding beta-ketoacyl-[acyl-carrier-protein] synthase family protein yields MTRRVAVTGVGVVAPGGIGAPAFWDLLANGRTATRGITLFDPAGFRSRIAAECDFDPAAHGLDAGTVDRSDRYIQFAMVAAREALGDAGLDPEKVDPWRMGVSLGTAVGGTTRLEHDYVAVSESGARWDVDPRPAGPHLERAFSPSSLASAVAEQVGAHGPVQTVSTGCTSGLDAIGYAFQSIEEGRVDVCVAGASDSPITPITVACFDAIKATSANNDDPEHASRPFDARRDGFVMGEGGAVLVLEELEHARARGATVYCEIAGYATFGNAYHMTGLTPEGLEMAEAINRALGHARMDGTQIDYVNAHGSGTKQNDRHETAAVKRALGAHAFDIPMSSIKSMVGHSLGAIGAIEIAACVLALEHQTVPPTANYETPDPECDLDYVPRTARPMKLRSVLSVGSGFGGFQSAVALTRTGGRTP; encoded by the coding sequence ATGACCCGCCGCGTGGCGGTCACCGGCGTCGGTGTCGTCGCCCCGGGCGGCATCGGCGCACCGGCCTTCTGGGACCTCCTCGCGAACGGACGAACCGCCACCCGGGGCATCACGCTCTTCGACCCGGCCGGCTTCCGCTCCCGGATCGCCGCCGAGTGCGACTTCGACCCGGCGGCGCACGGGCTGGACGCCGGCACCGTCGACCGGTCGGACCGCTACATCCAGTTCGCGATGGTGGCGGCCAGGGAGGCCCTCGGTGACGCGGGCCTCGACCCGGAGAAGGTGGACCCCTGGCGCATGGGGGTGTCGCTGGGCACCGCGGTCGGCGGCACCACCCGGCTGGAGCACGACTACGTCGCGGTCAGCGAGAGCGGTGCGCGCTGGGACGTCGACCCCCGGCCGGCCGGCCCGCACCTGGAGCGGGCCTTCTCACCCAGCTCGCTCGCCTCGGCGGTCGCCGAGCAGGTCGGTGCGCACGGCCCGGTGCAGACCGTCTCCACGGGCTGCACCTCCGGCCTCGACGCGATCGGGTACGCCTTCCAGTCCATCGAGGAGGGCCGCGTCGACGTGTGCGTCGCGGGGGCGTCCGACTCACCGATCACCCCGATCACCGTGGCGTGCTTCGACGCGATCAAGGCCACCTCGGCGAACAACGACGACCCGGAGCACGCCTCCCGGCCGTTCGACGCACGCCGCGACGGCTTCGTCATGGGCGAGGGCGGCGCGGTCCTCGTCCTGGAGGAGCTGGAACACGCCCGTGCCCGCGGTGCCACCGTGTACTGCGAGATCGCGGGCTACGCCACCTTCGGCAACGCCTACCACATGACCGGGCTGACCCCCGAGGGCCTGGAGATGGCCGAGGCGATCAATCGGGCGCTGGGCCACGCCCGCATGGACGGCACGCAGATCGACTACGTCAACGCGCACGGCTCGGGCACCAAGCAGAACGACCGGCACGAGACGGCCGCCGTGAAGCGGGCCCTGGGCGCGCACGCCTTCGACATCCCGATGAGTTCGATCAAGTCCATGGTCGGCCACTCGCTGGGGGCGATCGGGGCGATAGAAATCGCGGCCTGCGTACTCGCCCTGGAGCACCAGACGGTGCCGCCGACGGCGAACTACGAGACCCCCGACCCCGAGTGCGACCTCGACTACGTGCCCCGCACCGCACGCCCGATGAAGCTGCGCAGCGTCCTCTCGGTGGGCAGCGGCTTCGGCGGCTTCCAGTCCGCGGTCGCCCTGACCCGTACAGGTGGGAGGACACCATGA
- a CDS encoding FAD-dependent oxidoreductase, with protein sequence MNENVDIRVPVLIVGGSLVGLSASLFLGRLGIEHLLVEKHRSTSTHPRGRGNNVRTMEVFRAAGAEAGIRRAASVLADNHGILQAGSLTGDDQEWLFKEIDPGGGIARFSPTGWCLCSQNDLEPVLVERAREQGGDLRFSTEMQSFDQDPSGVDAALKNRETGEHISVRADYLIAADGPRSPIREQLRIDRTGPGDLFHNVSITFRSRQLADVLGDRRFIVCYLTNPAADGALLPVDNKKDWVFHAPWQPQLGETMEDFTDERCAEHIRTAVGAPGIDIEITGKAPWHAAERVAERYSSGRVFLAGDSAHEMSPTGAFGSNTGIQDAHNLAWKLAAVLKGEAGPGLLDTYEAERLPVARATSQRASARSSEHSHPGYSAAPGVGGGKQGGMLSVALGYRYVRGAVLGTDPEQPVVPQGVQLNGEPGSRAPHLWVHQGGERKSTLDLYEHTFVLLTDGTDVTWRRAAARVADRLSVRLQAYGIGAGSDLEPENGADWAELHGTTAQGAVLVRPDGFVAWRSTGPAADAESTLHEVLTTLLHRP encoded by the coding sequence ATGAACGAGAACGTCGACATTCGCGTACCGGTCCTCATCGTGGGCGGCTCCCTGGTGGGCCTGTCCGCCTCGCTGTTCCTCGGCCGGCTCGGGATCGAGCACCTGCTGGTCGAGAAGCACCGGTCCACCTCCACTCACCCGCGCGGCCGCGGCAACAACGTCCGCACGATGGAGGTGTTCCGTGCGGCGGGCGCCGAGGCGGGCATCCGGCGGGCGGCCTCGGTCCTCGCCGACAACCACGGCATCCTGCAGGCCGGTTCGCTCACCGGGGACGACCAGGAGTGGCTGTTCAAGGAGATCGACCCGGGGGGCGGGATCGCCCGGTTCAGCCCGACCGGCTGGTGCCTGTGCAGCCAGAACGACCTGGAGCCGGTGCTGGTGGAGCGGGCCCGGGAACAGGGCGGTGACCTGCGGTTCTCCACCGAGATGCAGAGCTTCGACCAGGACCCGTCGGGGGTGGACGCGGCGCTGAAGAACCGGGAGACCGGCGAGCACATCAGTGTGCGCGCGGACTACCTCATCGCGGCCGACGGCCCGCGCAGCCCCATCCGTGAGCAGCTGCGCATCGACCGTACGGGTCCCGGCGACCTGTTCCACAACGTCAGCATCACCTTCCGTTCCCGGCAGCTCGCCGATGTGCTGGGCGACCGGCGGTTCATCGTCTGCTATCTGACCAACCCGGCAGCGGACGGTGCCCTGTTGCCGGTCGACAACAAGAAGGACTGGGTCTTCCACGCGCCGTGGCAGCCCCAACTCGGCGAAACCATGGAGGACTTCACCGACGAGCGGTGTGCCGAGCACATCCGTACCGCGGTCGGCGCTCCGGGCATCGACATCGAGATCACCGGGAAGGCGCCGTGGCACGCCGCAGAGCGGGTCGCCGAGCGCTACTCCAGCGGCCGGGTCTTCCTCGCCGGTGACTCGGCGCACGAGATGTCCCCCACCGGCGCGTTCGGCTCCAACACCGGCATCCAGGACGCGCACAACCTGGCGTGGAAGCTCGCCGCCGTGCTGAAGGGCGAGGCGGGCCCCGGTCTGCTGGACACCTACGAGGCGGAGCGGCTGCCGGTGGCGCGGGCGACGAGCCAACGGGCTTCGGCGCGCTCCAGCGAGCACAGCCACCCGGGGTACTCGGCGGCGCCGGGCGTCGGCGGCGGGAAGCAGGGCGGCATGCTCAGCGTGGCGCTGGGCTACCGCTACGTCCGCGGCGCGGTGCTGGGCACCGACCCCGAGCAGCCGGTGGTGCCGCAGGGCGTGCAGTTGAACGGTGAACCTGGAAGTCGCGCGCCGCATCTGTGGGTTCATCAGGGCGGTGAGCGCAAGTCCACACTCGATCTGTACGAACACACCTTCGTGCTGCTCACCGACGGTACGGACGTGACGTGGCGGCGGGCCGCGGCACGGGTCGCCGACCGGCTCTCGGTGCGGCTCCAGGCGTACGGCATCGGCGCGGGCTCCGATCTGGAGCCGGAGAACGGCGCGGACTGGGCCGAACTCCACGGCACCACGGCTCAGGGCGCCG
- a CDS encoding right-handed parallel beta-helix repeat-containing protein, translating into MKKRNIRAFVPIVILSAAGCGMSSASATDSHEVRPGESIQKAVDAAQPGDTIVLLPGTYRESVLVTKPDLTLRGAGSKTVIRPAEAGTKAADACAKAGSGICVQGRSGKTVDGVRVESLTLSGFKKNGIWASWTDRLTVRRVISEHNGVWGIAQERSTRGAFIGNTARANGDAGIFVANTVDKEGGATDTRGTEVRDNALKDNRIGFTARRVRNLSVHDNSVSGNCTGVFVVGDEGKPQAGAMTIESNEITGNNKFCSATERLSALQGSGLVLTGAADTKVRSNTIRDNSGATPMSGGVVLFKSFVGTKNTGNTISGNVVLGNKPADLANGDTGKGNTFADNVCAKSAPAGMC; encoded by the coding sequence ATGAAGAAACGAAACATCAGGGCTTTTGTCCCTATCGTGATCCTCTCGGCTGCTGGGTGCGGAATGTCCTCCGCCTCGGCCACGGACTCGCACGAGGTCCGTCCGGGCGAGTCGATCCAGAAAGCGGTGGACGCCGCCCAGCCTGGTGACACCATCGTCCTGCTGCCCGGCACGTACCGGGAGAGCGTCCTGGTCACCAAGCCCGACCTGACCCTGCGCGGCGCCGGCAGCAAGACCGTGATCCGGCCGGCCGAGGCGGGCACGAAGGCCGCCGACGCCTGCGCGAAGGCCGGCAGCGGAATCTGCGTCCAGGGCCGGTCGGGCAAGACCGTGGACGGCGTCCGCGTCGAATCGCTGACCTTGTCCGGGTTCAAGAAGAACGGCATCTGGGCCTCCTGGACCGACCGGCTGACCGTCCGCCGGGTCATCTCCGAGCACAACGGTGTCTGGGGCATCGCCCAGGAGCGCTCCACCCGCGGCGCGTTCATCGGCAACACCGCCCGCGCCAACGGCGACGCCGGCATCTTCGTCGCGAACACCGTCGACAAGGAGGGCGGCGCCACCGACACCCGGGGCACCGAGGTCCGGGACAACGCGCTGAAGGACAACCGGATCGGATTCACCGCCAGGCGGGTCCGGAACCTGTCGGTCCACGACAACAGCGTCTCCGGCAACTGCACCGGTGTGTTCGTCGTGGGCGACGAAGGAAAGCCGCAGGCCGGCGCCATGACGATCGAGTCCAACGAGATCACCGGCAACAACAAGTTCTGCTCCGCGACCGAACGGCTGTCGGCCCTCCAGGGCTCCGGCCTCGTGCTCACCGGAGCCGCGGACACCAAGGTGCGTTCGAACACCATCCGCGACAACTCCGGCGCCACCCCGATGTCCGGCGGCGTCGTCCTGTTCAAGAGCTTCGTGGGCACGAAGAACACCGGCAACACCATCAGCGGCAACGTCGTGCTCGGCAACAAGCCGGCCGACCTCGCCAATGGGGACACCGGCAAGGGCAACACCTTCGCCGACAACGTCTGCGCCAAGTCCGCACCGGCCGGCATGTGCTGA